One Brachyhypopomus gauderio isolate BG-103 unplaced genomic scaffold, BGAUD_0.2 sc67, whole genome shotgun sequence DNA segment encodes these proteins:
- the LOC143490858 gene encoding B-cell receptor CD22-like isoform X1 — translation MMSVQITLVFLLIISGVVSQDGWSVNYNFNYVCALKGSTVIMGCSYQYPCGYAINKTFWSTELARNNVEPPDLSLDPEYRDRVQFLGDTQSICTLRLRNVTEQDQRQYYFRFLTTTDTGKHQDKPGVQLFITDLQVETPETVLEGEDVTLTCNTTCSLSQPKYTWYKNGVSLRTTTSLASNKHLILKTISKNDVNSYSCGVLGQSHRSSAVTLNVRYPPKNVSVSISPSGEIVENSSVILTCSSDANPPVQNYTWFKEGETSPVGSGQSYIFNDSGLYYCVVQNKYGTHRSTAVPVTLKAGHSIISYAATGISLSGAITLLTAVIWISKRKRQNKTVAAVYESGHPSPPDDMYTALNPHTSSPDYNILSMARNQPSAVSMDATLM, via the exons ATGATGTCAGTCCAAATAACTCTTGTTTTTCTTCTAATAATATCTG GAGTTGTTTCCCAGGATGGGTGGAGTGTGAATTATAACTTTAACTATGTCTGTGCCCTAAAGGGATCTACAGTGATCATGGGCTGTTCTTACCAGTACCCATGTGGTTATGCCATTAACAAAACTTTCTGGAGTACAGAGCTGGCTAGAAATAATGTAGAACCTCCAGACCTGTCTTTAGACCCTGAGTACAGAGACAGGGTTCAGTTCCTTGGAGATACACAGTCCATCTGCACCCTCAGACTGAGAAATGTGACAGAACAGGACCAAAGGCAATACTACTTCAGGTTTTTAACAACTACTGATACAGGAAAGCATCAAGATAAACCTGGAGTTCAGCTTTTCATCACAG ACCTCCAGGTAGAGACTCCTGAGACAGTGCTGGAGGGAGAGGATGTCACTCTCACATGTAACACCACCTGCAGTTTGTCTCAGCCAAAATATACATGGTACAAAAATGGGGTCAGTTTAAGAACAACCACCAGTTTAGCCTCCAACAAACACCTCATCCTGAAGACAATCAGTAAGAATGATGTAAACAGTTACAGCTGTGGTGTACTGGGACAAAGCCATCGGTCGTCTGCTGTTACTCTCAATGTCAGAT ATCCTCCAAAGAATGTGTCGGTGTCCATCAGTCCCTCTGGTGAAATAGTGGAGAACAGTTCAGTGATCCTGACATGTAGCAGTGATGCCAACCCACCTGTGCAGAACTACACCTGGTTTAAAGAAGGAGAAACCTCACCTGTAGGATCTGGACAGAGTTACATCTTTAATGACAGTGGATTGTACTACTGTGTTGTTCAGAATAAGTATGGGACACATAGATCAACTGCAGTGCCAGTCACTTTAAAAG CAGGCCACTCCATCATTTCATATGCAGCTACTGGCATCAGTCTCAGTGGGGCTATAActcttctcactgcagttatcTGGATAAG TAAAAGGAAGAGGCAAAACAAAACAGTTGCAGCCGTTTATGAG TCTGGTCACCCCAGTCCTCCTGATGACATGTACACAGCGCTGAATCCTCACACCAGCTCTCCTGATTACAACATTCTATCA atGGCGAGAAACCAACCCAGCGCTGTATCTATGGATGCCACTCTGATGTAA
- the LOC143490858 gene encoding B-cell receptor CD22-like isoform X2 — MMSVQITLVFLLIISGVVSQDGWSVNYNFNYVCALKGSTVIMGCSYQYPCGYAINKTFWSTELARNNVEPPDLSLDPEYRDRVQFLGDTQSICTLRLRNVTEQDQRQYYFRFLTTTDTGKHQDKPGVQLFITDLQVETPETVLEGEDVTLTCNTTCSLSQPKYTWYKNGVSLRTTTSLASNKHLILKTISKNDVNSYSCGVLGQSHRSSAVTLNVRYPPKNVSVSISPSGEIVENSSVILTCSSDANPPVQNYTWFKEGETSPVGSGQSYIFNDSGLYYCVVQNKYGTHRSTAVPVTLKGHSIISYAATGISLSGAITLLTAVIWISKRKRQNKTVAAVYESGHPSPPDDMYTALNPHTSSPDYNILSMARNQPSAVSMDATLM, encoded by the exons ATGATGTCAGTCCAAATAACTCTTGTTTTTCTTCTAATAATATCTG GAGTTGTTTCCCAGGATGGGTGGAGTGTGAATTATAACTTTAACTATGTCTGTGCCCTAAAGGGATCTACAGTGATCATGGGCTGTTCTTACCAGTACCCATGTGGTTATGCCATTAACAAAACTTTCTGGAGTACAGAGCTGGCTAGAAATAATGTAGAACCTCCAGACCTGTCTTTAGACCCTGAGTACAGAGACAGGGTTCAGTTCCTTGGAGATACACAGTCCATCTGCACCCTCAGACTGAGAAATGTGACAGAACAGGACCAAAGGCAATACTACTTCAGGTTTTTAACAACTACTGATACAGGAAAGCATCAAGATAAACCTGGAGTTCAGCTTTTCATCACAG ACCTCCAGGTAGAGACTCCTGAGACAGTGCTGGAGGGAGAGGATGTCACTCTCACATGTAACACCACCTGCAGTTTGTCTCAGCCAAAATATACATGGTACAAAAATGGGGTCAGTTTAAGAACAACCACCAGTTTAGCCTCCAACAAACACCTCATCCTGAAGACAATCAGTAAGAATGATGTAAACAGTTACAGCTGTGGTGTACTGGGACAAAGCCATCGGTCGTCTGCTGTTACTCTCAATGTCAGAT ATCCTCCAAAGAATGTGTCGGTGTCCATCAGTCCCTCTGGTGAAATAGTGGAGAACAGTTCAGTGATCCTGACATGTAGCAGTGATGCCAACCCACCTGTGCAGAACTACACCTGGTTTAAAGAAGGAGAAACCTCACCTGTAGGATCTGGACAGAGTTACATCTTTAATGACAGTGGATTGTACTACTGTGTTGTTCAGAATAAGTATGGGACACATAGATCAACTGCAGTGCCAGTCACTTTAAAAG GCCACTCCATCATTTCATATGCAGCTACTGGCATCAGTCTCAGTGGGGCTATAActcttctcactgcagttatcTGGATAAG TAAAAGGAAGAGGCAAAACAAAACAGTTGCAGCCGTTTATGAG TCTGGTCACCCCAGTCCTCCTGATGACATGTACACAGCGCTGAATCCTCACACCAGCTCTCCTGATTACAACATTCTATCA atGGCGAGAAACCAACCCAGCGCTGTATCTATGGATGCCACTCTGATGTAA
- the LOC143490858 gene encoding B-cell receptor CD22-like isoform X3: MGCSYQYPCGYAINKTFWSTELARNNVEPPDLSLDPEYRDRVQFLGDTQSICTLRLRNVTEQDQRQYYFRFLTTTDTGKHQDKPGVQLFITDLQVETPETVLEGEDVTLTCNTTCSLSQPKYTWYKNGVSLRTTTSLASNKHLILKTISKNDVNSYSCGVLGQSHRSSAVTLNVRYPPKNVSVSISPSGEIVENSSVILTCSSDANPPVQNYTWFKEGETSPVGSGQSYIFNDSGLYYCVVQNKYGTHRSTAVPVTLKAGHSIISYAATGISLSGAITLLTAVIWISKRKRQNKTVAAVYESGHPSPPDDMYTALNPHTSSPDYNILSMARNQPSAVSMDATLM; this comes from the exons ATGGGCTGTTCTTACCAGTACCCATGTGGTTATGCCATTAACAAAACTTTCTGGAGTACAGAGCTGGCTAGAAATAATGTAGAACCTCCAGACCTGTCTTTAGACCCTGAGTACAGAGACAGGGTTCAGTTCCTTGGAGATACACAGTCCATCTGCACCCTCAGACTGAGAAATGTGACAGAACAGGACCAAAGGCAATACTACTTCAGGTTTTTAACAACTACTGATACAGGAAAGCATCAAGATAAACCTGGAGTTCAGCTTTTCATCACAG ACCTCCAGGTAGAGACTCCTGAGACAGTGCTGGAGGGAGAGGATGTCACTCTCACATGTAACACCACCTGCAGTTTGTCTCAGCCAAAATATACATGGTACAAAAATGGGGTCAGTTTAAGAACAACCACCAGTTTAGCCTCCAACAAACACCTCATCCTGAAGACAATCAGTAAGAATGATGTAAACAGTTACAGCTGTGGTGTACTGGGACAAAGCCATCGGTCGTCTGCTGTTACTCTCAATGTCAGAT ATCCTCCAAAGAATGTGTCGGTGTCCATCAGTCCCTCTGGTGAAATAGTGGAGAACAGTTCAGTGATCCTGACATGTAGCAGTGATGCCAACCCACCTGTGCAGAACTACACCTGGTTTAAAGAAGGAGAAACCTCACCTGTAGGATCTGGACAGAGTTACATCTTTAATGACAGTGGATTGTACTACTGTGTTGTTCAGAATAAGTATGGGACACATAGATCAACTGCAGTGCCAGTCACTTTAAAAG CAGGCCACTCCATCATTTCATATGCAGCTACTGGCATCAGTCTCAGTGGGGCTATAActcttctcactgcagttatcTGGATAAG TAAAAGGAAGAGGCAAAACAAAACAGTTGCAGCCGTTTATGAG TCTGGTCACCCCAGTCCTCCTGATGACATGTACACAGCGCTGAATCCTCACACCAGCTCTCCTGATTACAACATTCTATCA atGGCGAGAAACCAACCCAGCGCTGTATCTATGGATGCCACTCTGATGTAA